One Trichomycterus rosablanca isolate fTriRos1 chromosome 10, fTriRos1.hap1, whole genome shotgun sequence DNA window includes the following coding sequences:
- the reep3b gene encoding receptor expression-enhancing protein 3, which produces MVSSIISRFVVLLFGTLYPAYYSYKAVKTKNVKEYVRWMMYWIVFALFTVAETIADLTVAWFPLYYEIKIACVIWLVSPYTRGASIIYRKVLHPLLTSKEREIDDYIVQAKERSYETMLHFGKQGLSIAATAAVSAAVKGQGAITEKLRSFSMADLTQIGQEDAGGGSYPPYSSANPARRAKASTQPDETDYDDDPDDDRADEEGEGVFSEDEAVSQRGIRRSQSVKVARSKLRKDARYGSLKIKGRRRTPVNTMTYTGPDQ; this is translated from the exons GCTGCTGTTCGGAACCCTGTACCCTGCGTACTACTCCTACAAGGCGGTGAAGACCAAGAATGTAAAAGAATAC GTCCGCTGGATGATGTACTGGATTGTGTTCGCGCTCTTCACCGTAGCCGAGACCATAGCAGACCTCACCGTAGCCTG GTTTCCCCTCTATTATGAAATAAAGATCGCCTGCGTGATCTGGCTGGTGTCGCCCTACACTAGAGGAGCCAGTATTATCTACAGAAAGGTCCTACATCCTCTTCTGACCTCAAAAGAAAGG GAAATCGACGACTACATCGTCCAAGCCAAAGAGCGAAGCTACGAGACGATGCTGCACTTCGGCAAGCAGGGCCTAAGTATAGCGGCGACGGCGGCTGTCTCCGCGGCTGTCAAG GGACAGGGAGCAATCACGGAGAAGCTGAGGAGTTTCAGCATGGCTGACCTCACCCAGATCGGGCAGGAGGATGCAGGCGGCGGGTCATACCCACCGTATTCCAGCGCCAATCCAGCCAGAAGAGCAAAAGCCTCCACCCAGCCTGATGAAACCG ATTACGATGACGATCCTGACGACGACCGTGCTGACGAGGAGGGCGAGGGCGTTTTCTCCGAGGACGAAGCGGTGTCGCAGCGCGGCATCAGGCGATCACAGAGTGTCAAAGTGGCACGCTCTAAACTCCGCAAAGAC GCACGTTATGGATCTCTGAAGATCAAGGGGAGACGGAGGACCCCGGTAAATACCATGACCTACACAGGGCCCGACCAATAA